In Salisediminibacterium beveridgei, one DNA window encodes the following:
- a CDS encoding ABC transporter substrate-binding protein: MKKGLGLLLLSLLLVLVLAACGGNNNTENADEGNAGGNTENNEGNDNNENNNNNEGEEQTASGDQTLIFARGGDSVSLDYASVTDGESSRVTEQIYESLIQFDDDSFEIGPGLAHDWEISDDNLVFTFHLREGVEFHDGTEFNADAVKLNFERWADPDHEYHFADEGYTYSVYGTQFGGFAGDDGHVIDEINVVDDYTVEFVLNEPLGSFLQNMGMSYFSMTSPAAFEEYGASINENPVGTGPFKFVSWTRDDSIELEKNENYWMEDYPKLDSVIFQVIPDNSARLTALRSGEIDIMDGLNPDDVDMIEGEEGLTVFERTENNIGYLGFNMDKEPFDDPLVRQALNHAVDKEALNTILYAGLAQHAKNIIPPSYLGYNDDVEEYSYDPDRARELLEEAGFVDDLEFDLWTMPVARPYMPDPESAAEVLQQDFANVGVTANIVTQEWATYLELTEQGEQDVFMLGWSGVNGDPDYFFGNLLHGDAIPGGNRTFYSNDEVNSLFDQAKVIVDVDERAELYEEAQLLIHEDAPMIPLVHTRPVLAGNDRVMNYVPHPSTSEPLTYVELAE, from the coding sequence ATGAAGAAAGGCTTAGGTTTGCTATTGCTCTCACTGCTCCTCGTTTTAGTGCTCGCTGCTTGTGGCGGAAACAACAATACGGAGAACGCAGATGAGGGGAATGCCGGAGGAAACACAGAGAACAATGAAGGAAATGACAACAACGAGAATAATAACAACAATGAGGGAGAGGAGCAGACGGCTTCCGGAGATCAAACGTTGATCTTCGCACGAGGTGGCGACTCAGTCAGTCTTGACTATGCCAGCGTAACGGACGGGGAATCCTCCCGTGTAACCGAACAGATTTATGAATCTTTGATTCAATTTGATGACGATTCGTTTGAAATTGGTCCAGGCCTTGCTCACGATTGGGAAATCAGTGATGATAATCTTGTATTCACATTCCATTTACGTGAAGGTGTTGAATTTCACGATGGAACGGAATTTAATGCGGATGCCGTGAAGCTTAATTTCGAGCGTTGGGCAGATCCGGATCATGAGTATCATTTTGCTGATGAAGGCTATACGTACAGTGTTTATGGTACACAATTCGGTGGATTCGCCGGCGACGACGGCCATGTCATTGATGAGATCAATGTAGTAGATGATTACACAGTTGAATTTGTCTTGAATGAACCATTGGGTTCTTTCCTTCAGAACATGGGGATGAGTTACTTTTCCATGACATCTCCGGCTGCTTTTGAAGAGTACGGCGCATCGATTAACGAAAATCCTGTAGGAACCGGTCCATTTAAGTTTGTCAGCTGGACGCGTGACGATAGTATTGAACTTGAGAAGAATGAAAACTATTGGATGGAAGACTATCCGAAACTTGATAGTGTTATTTTTCAGGTCATCCCTGATAACTCCGCACGATTAACAGCTCTTCGTTCAGGCGAAATTGATATTATGGATGGTCTGAACCCTGATGATGTGGATATGATCGAAGGCGAAGAAGGATTAACCGTTTTTGAACGAACGGAAAATAACATTGGGTATCTTGGTTTTAACATGGACAAAGAGCCTTTTGATGATCCTTTGGTACGACAGGCTCTGAACCATGCAGTGGATAAAGAAGCCTTAAATACAATTCTTTATGCTGGTCTTGCACAGCATGCAAAGAATATCATTCCTCCATCCTATCTTGGCTACAATGATGATGTAGAAGAGTACAGCTACGATCCAGACCGCGCGAGAGAACTTCTTGAAGAAGCAGGATTTGTTGATGACCTTGAATTTGACCTGTGGACCATGCCGGTAGCAAGACCTTACATGCCGGACCCTGAAAGTGCTGCAGAAGTGCTTCAGCAGGACTTTGCAAATGTCGGCGTTACGGCAAACATCGTGACACAGGAATGGGCAACATATCTCGAATTGACTGAACAAGGTGAACAAGACGTGTTTATGCTCGGCTGGTCTGGTGTCAATGGGGACCCGGATTACTTCTTCGGAAACCTGTTACACGGCGATGCTATACCAGGCGGTAACCGTACGTTCTACAGTAATGATGAGGTGAATAGCCTGTTCGATCAGGCGAAGGTCATCGTCGATGTAGATGAGCGAGCTGAACTTTATGAAGAGGCGCAACTCCTGATTCATGAAGACGCTCCTATGATTCCTTTGGTGCATACACGCCCTGTTCTAGCAGGTAATGACCGGGTTATGAATTATGTTCCTCATCCATCTACAAGTGAACCGTTAACTTATGTTGAATTGGCTGAATAA
- a CDS encoding ABC transporter permease — protein sequence MLAYTIRRLLMLIPVLIGMSLITFSIVHLIPGNPAQVILGEQATPQAIASLEEQLGLNEPYFIQYGNYMLGLVQGDLGTSLRTNGEISKEILPFLAGTIELTIFAMIFAIIVGVNAGIISAWKQNSLFDYVAMVIALIGVSMPIFWLGLMQQWIFAQELGWLPAFGRHNPRDPVDAITNFYLVDTLLNGNIDQFWTVLRHLILPGLALGTIPMAIIARMTRSSMLEVLRSDYIRTVEAKGSRRLSVIYKHGFKNAVIPVLTVVGLQTGTLLGGAILTETIFSWPGVGRYVYEAIGNRDYPVIQSGILVIATMFVLINLIVDLLYSYIDPRIKY from the coding sequence ATGCTTGCTTATACCATTCGGAGACTCCTGATGCTGATACCGGTTTTGATCGGGATGTCACTGATCACATTTTCGATTGTGCATCTGATTCCCGGCAATCCGGCCCAGGTTATTCTTGGCGAGCAGGCGACTCCCCAGGCGATTGCCAGTCTCGAAGAACAGCTCGGATTAAATGAACCGTATTTCATTCAGTATGGTAATTACATGTTGGGGCTGGTTCAAGGTGATTTAGGAACATCATTGCGCACCAATGGTGAAATCAGTAAAGAAATCCTGCCTTTTTTGGCTGGAACAATTGAGTTAACAATTTTTGCGATGATTTTTGCGATTATTGTTGGGGTTAACGCAGGGATCATCAGTGCATGGAAGCAGAATTCATTGTTTGATTATGTTGCGATGGTGATTGCTTTAATCGGAGTTTCTATGCCAATCTTTTGGCTGGGATTGATGCAGCAATGGATTTTCGCACAGGAACTTGGCTGGTTACCTGCTTTCGGTCGGCATAACCCCAGAGACCCCGTGGATGCAATAACGAATTTTTATTTAGTGGATACGTTACTGAATGGAAATATTGATCAATTTTGGACTGTTCTCAGACATTTGATTTTGCCAGGATTGGCGCTTGGTACAATACCGATGGCGATCATTGCAAGAATGACAAGGTCAAGCATGCTTGAGGTACTGCGATCTGATTATATTCGAACCGTTGAAGCTAAAGGGTCTAGGCGTTTAAGCGTGATATATAAGCACGGTTTTAAGAACGCAGTCATACCCGTCTTAACAGTGGTAGGCTTACAAACAGGAACTCTTCTTGGCGGTGCGATTCTGACTGAAACCATATTCAGTTGGCCAGGGGTCGGGCGTTATGTGTATGAGGCAATTGGAAATCGTGATTATCCTGTTATTCAGTCCGGCATTCTCGTTATTGCAACGATGTTTGTATTAATCAACCTGATCGTGGATTTGTTATACAGCTATATTGATCCACGAATCAAGTATTGA